A stretch of the Candidatus Jettenia sp. AMX2 genome encodes the following:
- a CDS encoding IS1380 family transposase, producing the protein MSKKSEQKYNKILSRRKQKIERRLGRKQWEEQDRPMFRARNIHYEIAERNQAINCGGIGAIHQMVLKCGLVKEIDEKLELLKMHMPYHESDHVLNIAYNVLSGNIRLEDIELNRQDEGYLNAVGAQRIPDPTTARDFTRRFRREDILKLMECINTGRLRVWKEARKEILEEALVDIDGTIAKTYGGCKEGMDISYKGIWGYAPLIISLWNTKEVLYLVNRPGNKPSHDGCVEWVDRAIGLVKPYARRICVRGDTDFSLTENFDRWSREVDFVFGMDAHKVLVRHAEELPGKAWRVLSRKPKYRVKTKERSKPEKVKERIVKEREYKDIRLASEHVSEFEYRPMKCKQSYRVIVLMKNLSVEKGEKVLLDDIRYFFYITTRRDMTAEELVELANGRCDQENVVEQLKNGVNAMKMPVRDLESNWAYMVMAALAWNLKSWFGLLMPNAVRGMQVQKMEFRRFLNTLILLPCQILKTGRKIVYRILRYNDWLKDFFATWERIRRLKMCMRE; encoded by the coding sequence ATGAGCAAAAAATCAGAACAGAAGTATAACAAAATACTCAGCAGAAGGAAACAAAAAATCGAAAGGCGACTGGGGCGGAAGCAGTGGGAAGAGCAAGACCGACCGATGTTCAGAGCGAGGAACATTCATTACGAGATAGCAGAAAGGAACCAGGCAATAAACTGTGGAGGGATAGGAGCAATCCATCAGATGGTGCTAAAATGCGGGTTAGTAAAAGAGATTGACGAGAAACTTGAATTGTTGAAGATGCACATGCCCTACCATGAATCAGATCATGTATTGAACATAGCGTATAATGTTCTTTCAGGGAATATACGATTAGAGGATATAGAGCTGAATCGTCAGGATGAGGGGTATCTGAACGCAGTGGGAGCGCAGAGGATACCAGACCCGACGACAGCCCGAGATTTTACCCGGCGGTTCAGGAGAGAAGATATTCTAAAGCTGATGGAGTGCATCAATACAGGTCGGCTTCGTGTATGGAAAGAAGCGAGAAAGGAGATCCTTGAAGAAGCGCTGGTTGATATAGACGGTACGATAGCGAAGACATATGGTGGATGTAAAGAGGGGATGGACATATCGTACAAAGGGATATGGGGATATGCACCGTTAATCATATCGTTGTGGAATACGAAAGAGGTGTTGTATCTGGTAAATAGACCTGGTAACAAGCCGAGCCATGATGGGTGTGTGGAGTGGGTAGACCGTGCGATAGGATTGGTGAAGCCGTATGCCAGGCGGATATGTGTGAGAGGAGACACGGACTTTTCGCTGACGGAGAATTTTGATCGGTGGTCACGGGAGGTAGACTTTGTTTTTGGGATGGATGCACATAAGGTTCTGGTAAGACATGCAGAGGAGTTACCGGGGAAAGCATGGAGGGTGTTAAGCCGTAAACCGAAATATAGGGTAAAGACCAAGGAGAGAAGCAAGCCGGAAAAGGTAAAAGAGCGGATCGTGAAGGAACGAGAATATAAGGATATTCGTTTGGCGAGTGAGCATGTGTCGGAGTTTGAGTATCGGCCAATGAAGTGTAAACAGAGCTATCGGGTAATTGTGCTGATGAAAAACCTGAGTGTAGAAAAGGGCGAGAAGGTGTTGCTTGATGATATACGATACTTTTTTTACATTACTACCCGGCGGGATATGACGGCAGAGGAATTGGTGGAGTTGGCAAACGGGCGCTGTGATCAGGAGAATGTGGTAGAGCAGTTGAAGAACGGTGTAAATGCGATGAAGATGCCGGTAAGGGATTTGGAGAGCAACTGGGCGTATATGGTCATGGCAGCGCTGGCGTGGAATTTAAAGTCATGGTTTGGGTTGTTGATGCCCAACGCGGTGAGGGGAATGCAGGTACAGAAGATGGAATTTCGACGGTTTCTGAATACCCTGATTTTACTTCCCTGTCAAATCCTGAAAACGGGGAGGAAGATCGTATACCGAATCCTTAGATATAATGACTGGCTGAAGGATTTCTTTGCCACGTGGGAGCGGATCCGTAGGCTGAAGATGTGCATGAGAGAATAA